In a single window of the Pirellulales bacterium genome:
- a CDS encoding amino acid permease, producing the protein MTQTPHDTSPAHLKRSLGPITLWGLGVGYVISGDYFGWNLGLAAGGSYGLLAAFVLMTVMAVSFVFSYTEMACAIPRAGGVFVYATRGLGVTAGFLGGTAQAIEFVFAPPAIAMAIGTYAATWVPGIDRRHVALLAYVVFTALNIWGVQQAAIFELCVTVLAVCGILLFAGVVLPHFDSANFAANALPHGMGGILAAIPFAVWFYLAIEGVANAAEEARHPQRDVALGFGSAIVTLVVLGSIVLAACVGVGGWERAVFETRDLTADGHGGLAIAADATPADNPLLLAAAQVISRDSRMYHVLVGIGLLGFVASFNGILLITGRALFDMGRVGFLPHALGRAHPRTGTPVAALLANMAAGATAIYCLDTGGLITLSAMGAVTLYIISMLALFALRRREPELVRPYRAPFYPVLPLMALGLATLALATMLYGNFNKVDAANSFERWISVWYAGILALALVYFVLIVRPRLSPADLAHLRNVA; encoded by the coding sequence TTGACACAAACGCCCCACGATACCAGTCCCGCGCATCTGAAGAGATCGCTGGGGCCCATTACGCTATGGGGGTTGGGGGTCGGCTATGTCATCTCCGGCGATTACTTTGGCTGGAATCTGGGGCTGGCTGCCGGCGGAAGCTATGGGCTGTTGGCCGCGTTTGTGCTGATGACTGTGATGGCCGTCTCGTTCGTTTTCAGCTACACCGAGATGGCATGTGCCATTCCTCGCGCCGGAGGCGTTTTTGTCTATGCCACGCGTGGGCTGGGGGTCACGGCAGGATTTCTCGGCGGCACGGCGCAAGCAATCGAATTCGTATTTGCCCCGCCGGCCATCGCCATGGCCATCGGCACGTATGCGGCCACCTGGGTGCCGGGCATCGACCGGCGCCACGTGGCACTGTTGGCCTATGTTGTCTTCACGGCCTTGAACATCTGGGGCGTGCAGCAAGCTGCGATTTTCGAACTCTGCGTGACGGTGCTGGCCGTGTGCGGAATCCTGCTGTTTGCGGGCGTCGTGCTGCCGCACTTCGACTCAGCAAACTTTGCGGCCAACGCATTGCCGCACGGCATGGGAGGAATTCTTGCGGCAATTCCCTTCGCCGTATGGTTTTATCTGGCGATCGAAGGAGTGGCGAACGCTGCCGAGGAAGCCCGCCATCCGCAGCGCGACGTGGCACTGGGTTTTGGCTCGGCGATCGTCACGTTGGTCGTGCTCGGCAGCATCGTTTTGGCGGCGTGCGTGGGCGTAGGCGGTTGGGAGCGTGCCGTGTTCGAGACACGGGATTTGACCGCCGACGGCCACGGTGGGCTGGCGATCGCCGCCGATGCAACGCCGGCTGACAACCCACTGTTGCTGGCCGCGGCGCAGGTGATCTCGCGCGATTCGCGCATGTATCACGTGCTGGTGGGAATTGGGCTGCTGGGATTTGTGGCCTCGTTCAATGGCATTCTCTTGATTACAGGGCGTGCTTTGTTCGACATGGGGCGCGTGGGCTTCTTGCCCCATGCACTGGGGCGAGCGCATCCACGGACAGGGACGCCCGTTGCGGCGCTGTTGGCGAATATGGCGGCCGGCGCGACGGCCATCTATTGCCTCGATACGGGAGGGCTCATTACGCTCAGCGCGATGGGAGCCGTGACGTTATACATCATCTCGATGCTAGCGCTGTTCGCCCTACGGCGGCGGGAGCCGGAACTGGTACGCCCCTATCGCGCGCCCTTTTATCCTGTGCTGCCGCTAATGGCGCTGGGTTTGGCGACGCTCGCGTTGGCAACGATGCTTTACGGCAACTTCAACAAAGTCGACGCGGCCAATTCCTTCGAGCGATGGATCAGCGTGTGGTACGCCGGCATATTGGCGCTTGCTTTGGTGTATTTTGTATTGATCGTGCGACCGCGACTTTCGCCGGCGGATCTCGCGCACCTGCGAAATGTAGCATGA
- a CDS encoding ethanolamine ammonia-lyase subunit EutB, with the protein MKYNLSLGNRGYAFADLKTLMAKASPARSGDVLAGVAAASAEERVAAQTLLADVPLTRFLEEPLVPYEADEVTRLIFDTHDRAAFAPVADLTVGQFRDWLLSYEVDGDTLSALALGLMPEMVAAVSKLMRNQDLVLVASKRRVVTRFRDTIGLPGRMSVRLQPNHPTDDRRGIAASILDGLCYGCGDAVIGINPASDNMPVTIDLLRLIDEMIQTHNIPTQSCVLAHVTIQLAAIERGAPVDLVFQSIAGTESTNKSFGINLALLAEANEAARSLGRGTVGQNVMYFETGQGSCLSAGGHHDVDQQTLEARAYGVARRFEPLLVNTVVGFIGPEYLFDGKQIIRAGLEDHFCGKLLGVPMGCDVCYTNHAEADQDDMDTLLTLLGVAGCNYIMGVPGADDVMLNYQSTSFHDSHYLRQVLGLRPAPEFEAWLDQLGVTDGHNRLLPVSERHRLLTEVRSIG; encoded by the coding sequence ATGAAATACAACCTCTCACTCGGAAATCGTGGTTACGCGTTCGCCGATTTGAAAACGCTCATGGCGAAAGCTTCGCCAGCGCGCAGCGGTGATGTGCTGGCCGGAGTCGCCGCCGCCAGCGCGGAAGAACGCGTGGCCGCGCAAACGCTACTGGCCGATGTGCCGCTGACGCGATTCCTCGAGGAACCGCTCGTGCCCTACGAGGCCGACGAAGTAACGCGGTTGATCTTCGACACGCACGATCGTGCGGCATTCGCACCGGTAGCCGATCTGACGGTGGGGCAATTTCGCGATTGGCTCCTGTCGTACGAGGTTGACGGCGATACGCTATCGGCGCTCGCCTTGGGATTGATGCCCGAGATGGTTGCCGCGGTCAGCAAGCTAATGCGCAATCAGGATCTGGTGCTGGTTGCCAGCAAGCGACGCGTGGTGACGCGCTTCCGCGATACGATCGGTCTCCCGGGGCGTATGTCGGTCCGATTACAGCCCAATCACCCGACCGACGACCGCCGAGGCATCGCGGCGTCGATTCTGGATGGGCTGTGCTACGGGTGCGGAGACGCGGTGATTGGCATCAATCCTGCCAGCGACAATATGCCGGTGACGATCGATCTGCTGCGTCTGATCGACGAAATGATCCAGACTCACAACATCCCCACGCAATCGTGCGTGCTGGCCCACGTGACAATCCAGTTGGCCGCGATCGAGCGGGGCGCACCCGTGGACCTGGTGTTTCAGTCGATTGCTGGCACCGAATCGACGAACAAAAGTTTCGGGATCAACCTCGCACTGCTGGCGGAAGCTAACGAGGCCGCGCGGAGCTTGGGCCGTGGAACCGTCGGCCAGAATGTGATGTACTTTGAAACCGGGCAGGGCTCGTGCCTGTCCGCCGGTGGACATCATGACGTCGATCAGCAGACGCTCGAGGCCAGGGCCTACGGCGTGGCGCGACGGTTCGAGCCGTTGTTGGTGAACACGGTCGTGGGTTTCATCGGGCCAGAATACCTTTTCGATGGCAAGCAAATCATTCGCGCCGGGCTCGAAGATCATTTTTGCGGCAAATTGTTAGGCGTGCCAATGGGCTGCGACGTGTGCTACACCAATCATGCCGAAGCCGATCAGGACGATATGGACACGCTACTGACGTTGTTAGGCGTGGCCGGTTGCAATTACATCATGGGAGTGCCCGGCGCCGACGATGTGATGCTGAATTACCAGTCGACGTCGTTTCACGACAGCCATTACCTAAGGCAAGTGCTCGGCCTTCGCCCGGCACCGGAGTTCGAGGCCTGGCTCGACCAGTTGGGTGTAACCGATGGCCATAACCGCCTGCTACCAGTCAGCGAACGGCACCGCCTGCTGACCGAAGTGCGATCGATCGGGTGA
- the eutC gene encoding ethanolamine ammonia-lyase subunit EutC: MSRESLTLPDAWLRLRQFTPARIALGRVGGSVPTSELLDFQLAHARARDAVHAPFDIEALAARIAELGTSTICVRSAAADRETFLKRPDLGRRLDAPGRAALELAAAAVGPCEALPAVTACQELSNYDAAQADLAIIVSDGLSALAVQRQVVPLLEAWFPLLRAERRRVAPVVLVERGRVAVQDEVGQLLNARVAVILVGERPGLGSPDSLGAYLVHDPRAGLTDADRNCVSNIRPQGLPPAAAALKLHYLMSEAIARRTSGVMLKDESLSISRIDDVSPPGAAQLSAPSAAAVAQNPAGSAGPVAQ; this comes from the coding sequence TTGTCGCGTGAATCACTTACACTTCCAGACGCCTGGTTGCGGCTGCGCCAATTCACGCCGGCCCGGATTGCGCTCGGGCGGGTCGGTGGTAGCGTACCCACGTCGGAGTTGCTCGATTTTCAACTTGCACATGCCCGCGCCCGCGATGCCGTGCACGCGCCATTCGATATCGAGGCGCTAGCGGCACGGATTGCCGAGCTCGGCACTTCGACAATATGCGTCAGAAGCGCGGCAGCCGATCGGGAAACATTTCTGAAACGACCGGACTTGGGACGGCGCCTTGATGCGCCGGGGCGCGCGGCACTGGAGCTTGCCGCGGCCGCAGTCGGGCCTTGTGAGGCGCTGCCGGCAGTGACGGCGTGTCAGGAGCTTTCGAACTACGATGCGGCGCAGGCCGATCTGGCGATTATCGTCTCCGACGGTCTTTCGGCGCTCGCCGTTCAACGGCAGGTTGTGCCGCTGCTCGAGGCGTGGTTCCCGTTATTGCGCGCCGAACGAAGGCGGGTGGCCCCGGTGGTGCTGGTCGAGCGCGGCCGCGTCGCCGTTCAGGACGAGGTGGGGCAATTGCTCAACGCCCGCGTGGCGGTAATCCTGGTGGGCGAGCGCCCAGGATTGGGTTCGCCGGATAGTTTGGGTGCGTACCTCGTACACGATCCGCGCGCGGGCTTGACGGACGCCGATCGTAATTGTGTATCGAACATCCGTCCGCAAGGTTTGCCGCCCGCTGCCGCGGCGTTGAAGCTGCATTATTTAATGAGCGAAGCCATCGCCAGACGCACAAGCGGCGTAATGCTCAAGGACGAGAGCCTGTCGATCTCGCGGATCGACGATGTTTCGCCCCCAGGCGCAGCGCAACTCAGTGCACCCTCTGCGGCCGCAGTTGCGCAAAACCCGGCGGGTTCCGCGGGTCCTGTAGCTCAGTAG
- the glgX gene encoding glycogen debranching protein GlgX, which translates to MTAPRIWPGRPYPLGASWDGQGTNFALYSENAEKVELCLFDSADATQEACRVVLPDSTDMVWHGYLPDVLPGQVYGYRVYGPYKPEEGHRFNPHKILLDPYAKSVARETHWTDEMWAYKVGDPAADLSFDERDNAAFAPLAAVIDEAFTWGDDRRPQTPWNKTLIYEVHVKGFTKLHPEVPEKLRGTYAGLGAEASIRYFKELGITAVELLPVHEHVDDRHLVENGLVNYWGYNTLGFFAPEHSYAATGSGVDSVREFKTMVRNFHSAGIEVILDVVYNHTAEGNQMGPTLSFRGIDNASYYRLSQEDRRYYVDYTGCGNTFSMRNPRVLQLIMDSLRYWVLDMHIDGFRFDLASTLARELHEVDKLGAFFDIVHQDPVISQVKLIAEPWDLGEGGYQVGNFPALWSEWNGKYRDCIRHFWKGDGGVASEFATRFCGSSDLYEWSSRRPHASINFVTCHDGFTLADLVSYDHKHNEANGEDNRDGANDNISWNCGVEGPTDQPAVLALRAKKQRAFLATVLLSQGVPMLLGGDEIGHTQLGNNNTYCQDNELTWLNWKLNSEQQTQLDFLRRVIKVFHDQPVFHRRRFFHGRALKGVEAREIAWLDPTGKEMSDEAWHAPFVRCLGVQLFGQSIDVDAHGETICGDTMLVLFNADHTHDISFVLPPSGSTNPWELVFDTARLDVEWKPESDGKYPLEACSLALFRSANDAPERTI; encoded by the coding sequence ATGACTGCACCACGTATTTGGCCAGGCCGTCCCTATCCGCTCGGAGCGAGCTGGGACGGCCAAGGCACAAACTTTGCCCTGTACTCGGAAAATGCCGAGAAGGTTGAACTTTGCCTGTTTGATTCAGCCGATGCCACGCAGGAAGCGTGTCGAGTCGTTCTACCCGACAGCACGGATATGGTTTGGCACGGCTATCTACCCGACGTGCTGCCTGGCCAGGTGTATGGTTATCGCGTCTATGGCCCTTATAAGCCGGAAGAAGGACATCGCTTCAACCCGCATAAAATCCTGCTCGACCCCTATGCGAAGTCCGTCGCGCGCGAAACACATTGGACGGATGAAATGTGGGCGTACAAGGTAGGCGATCCGGCGGCAGACCTCTCGTTCGACGAGCGCGACAATGCCGCCTTCGCTCCCTTGGCCGCGGTGATTGACGAGGCTTTTACTTGGGGAGACGACCGTCGGCCGCAGACCCCTTGGAACAAGACCCTCATCTACGAAGTACACGTCAAAGGATTTACCAAACTACATCCCGAGGTGCCTGAAAAGTTGCGCGGCACCTACGCCGGACTCGGCGCCGAGGCGTCGATTCGATATTTCAAGGAGCTGGGCATTACGGCGGTCGAGCTGTTGCCCGTGCATGAACACGTCGACGACCGCCACCTTGTCGAGAACGGTCTGGTGAATTACTGGGGTTACAACACCCTGGGGTTCTTCGCCCCTGAGCACAGCTATGCGGCCACGGGCAGTGGTGTCGATTCGGTGCGCGAGTTCAAGACGATGGTCCGCAATTTCCATTCGGCGGGCATCGAAGTGATTCTCGACGTGGTCTACAACCACACCGCCGAAGGCAACCAGATGGGGCCGACCCTCTCCTTCCGCGGTATCGACAACGCGTCGTATTACCGACTCTCGCAAGAGGATCGCCGATACTATGTCGACTACACCGGCTGCGGTAACACGTTTTCCATGCGGAATCCGCGTGTGCTGCAGCTCATCATGGACAGCCTCCGTTACTGGGTGCTGGACATGCACATCGACGGCTTCCGCTTCGATCTGGCCAGCACGCTCGCCCGCGAATTGCACGAAGTCGACAAGCTGGGAGCCTTTTTCGACATCGTTCACCAGGATCCGGTCATTTCGCAGGTGAAGTTGATCGCCGAGCCCTGGGACCTGGGTGAAGGGGGCTACCAGGTGGGCAACTTTCCGGCGTTATGGTCCGAATGGAACGGCAAGTACAGAGATTGCATCCGCCATTTCTGGAAAGGAGACGGAGGCGTCGCTTCGGAATTTGCCACGCGCTTTTGCGGCTCGAGCGACCTGTACGAATGGAGCAGTCGGCGGCCGCACGCCAGCATCAATTTCGTGACCTGTCACGACGGATTTACGCTGGCTGACCTGGTTAGCTACGACCATAAACACAACGAAGCCAACGGCGAAGACAATCGCGACGGTGCCAATGACAATATTAGTTGGAACTGTGGCGTCGAGGGGCCCACTGACCAGCCGGCGGTACTGGCGCTGCGTGCCAAGAAGCAGCGGGCCTTTCTGGCGACGGTGCTGCTCTCGCAGGGCGTTCCCATGCTGCTCGGCGGAGATGAAATCGGCCACACACAACTAGGAAATAACAACACCTATTGCCAGGATAACGAGCTGACCTGGCTCAATTGGAAATTAAACTCAGAACAGCAGACGCAACTCGACTTTCTGCGGCGCGTCATCAAGGTCTTTCACGACCAGCCGGTCTTTCATCGCCGGCGATTCTTCCACGGACGCGCGCTCAAGGGGGTCGAGGCGCGTGAGATCGCCTGGCTCGATCCGACCGGCAAGGAAATGTCCGACGAAGCCTGGCATGCGCCCTTCGTCCGCTGTCTGGGCGTGCAACTTTTCGGCCAGTCGATTGACGTCGATGCGCACGGCGAGACAATTTGCGGCGATACCATGCTGGTGTTATTCAATGCCGACCATACTCACGATATCTCGTTCGTGTTGCCGCCCAGCGGTAGCACGAACCCTTGGGAATTGGTCTTCGATACGGCACGGCTCGACGTCGAATGGAAACCGGAATCGGACGGCAAGTATCCGCTCGAAGCGTGCTCGCTGGCACTGTTTCGTTCGGCGAATGATGCACCCGAGCGAACGATTTGA
- a CDS encoding AI-2E family transporter: protein MRQLAVGTALVLATLAALAMTWELRSAVLIFFLSLGTSAALRPAIEQLHRWGLPKSLALAVTYLGCVVAFVALALALAFPLAANVQEFAGDFKSAYQDVAQTWPQGNAVQRALARSLPSWDDLQRVSLRAAETVPVEADAPREDDATEPAQPSSDAWWTPRAVHTVLGATWGFFGTILNVLIIVVLSLYWSIDRIHFERLWLSLLDVDRRQRARDTWRAVEQATGAYLQREVVQSLAAGIMLGIGFSVFRQPYPILSAAVGALAWLIPWIGAPLAMISVTAIWLPRFLLAGGQGTIVTLLAAALYTLLVLMLLEWLVEPRLFRRKRYNPILLVLVAVGMVDWLGFFGLLIAPPVAAAVQILGGQYLAQRAAAAAEVEISPRALAGRLATLRARMADTEGLREETKSVVERLGSLVDRARDELDLTATASSEST from the coding sequence ATGAGACAATTGGCCGTCGGCACCGCATTGGTACTCGCCACCCTGGCCGCACTGGCTATGACGTGGGAATTGCGCAGCGCCGTGCTCATTTTCTTTCTATCGCTGGGCACATCGGCCGCGCTGCGACCGGCCATCGAGCAGTTGCACCGCTGGGGCTTGCCCAAGTCGTTAGCGCTGGCTGTGACCTATCTAGGATGCGTGGTCGCGTTTGTCGCCCTGGCCTTGGCGCTTGCCTTTCCTTTGGCGGCCAACGTGCAGGAGTTTGCGGGCGATTTTAAGAGCGCTTATCAAGACGTTGCTCAAACCTGGCCGCAGGGAAACGCCGTGCAGCGGGCGCTTGCTCGCAGCCTACCTTCCTGGGACGATTTGCAACGCGTCTCGTTGCGCGCGGCAGAGACGGTTCCGGTAGAGGCCGATGCGCCTCGCGAAGACGATGCCACTGAGCCCGCGCAGCCGTCTTCCGATGCCTGGTGGACGCCCCGCGCGGTGCATACGGTGCTGGGCGCCACCTGGGGCTTCTTCGGCACGATTTTGAATGTATTGATCATTGTCGTGCTCAGTCTGTACTGGAGCATTGACCGGATCCATTTCGAGCGACTGTGGTTATCGTTGCTCGACGTCGACCGTCGACAGCGCGCGCGCGATACCTGGCGTGCCGTCGAGCAGGCAACGGGCGCCTATCTGCAGCGCGAAGTGGTGCAAAGTCTTGCCGCAGGCATCATGTTGGGAATTGGTTTCTCGGTTTTTCGACAGCCCTATCCGATCTTATCCGCCGCGGTGGGGGCGCTGGCGTGGTTAATACCGTGGATTGGCGCACCCTTGGCCATGATATCGGTTACTGCCATTTGGTTGCCGCGGTTCCTGCTTGCCGGTGGACAAGGGACGATTGTGACTCTCTTGGCCGCGGCACTTTACACGCTGCTGGTGTTGATGCTATTGGAATGGTTGGTCGAGCCGCGGTTGTTCCGCCGCAAGCGTTACAATCCGATCTTGCTGGTCCTGGTCGCGGTCGGCATGGTGGATTGGCTAGGCTTCTTCGGTCTGCTGATCGCTCCGCCTGTGGCCGCTGCCGTGCAAATCTTGGGCGGCCAGTATTTGGCACAACGTGCCGCGGCTGCCGCCGAAGTCGAAATCTCGCCCCGCGCACTGGCCGGTCGGCTGGCAACGCTGCGGGCGCGCATGGCCGATACCGAAGGGCTGCGCGAAGAGACCAAATCCGTTGTCGAGCGGCTGGGATCGCTCGTCGATCGGGCACGCGACGAACTCGATCTGACAGCCACCGCGAGCAGTGAATCCACGTAA
- a CDS encoding AI-2E family transporter — translation MSTVPTTESHWPPRRIIAGTLVVCAVGGFFALLLLARHVLFFLFIAIVLSTALKPLVALLTSRGLPRNLAICLIFSLLLTCLVAPAVVGLPMLVDQTQALLHTLPESYGDFRERIGQISTTVAERLPEKPAWVDREDEVLEGALQTLRRAFNYSGLVIRGGAIVLIVIFTGFLWSIHEDHTLRSLLLFLPPEKRQDAGEVIEGIEAKVGAYVRGQGLLCLAVGLMSLIAYLIIGLPHALVLAIVAGILEAVPVFGPVLGAIAPMLVALSVDPSQIPWVLFAAVVIQQSENYLLVPRIMDRSVGVNAVVTLLAIAGFSALEGLAGAVLAIPMAAIIQLLLDRYVLRAEALEPARPVSRDAISQLRFEAQEIVQEIRLQVRDKEAPTSARTDRIEETIETIAQQLDQALAQFGKTANSLEPAVEPSR, via the coding sequence ATGTCCACGGTACCGACAACCGAAAGCCACTGGCCCCCGCGAAGAATCATCGCGGGCACACTGGTCGTATGCGCGGTCGGCGGTTTTTTCGCGTTGCTGTTGCTGGCGCGGCACGTCCTTTTCTTTCTGTTCATCGCGATCGTACTGTCGACGGCGCTGAAACCCCTGGTCGCCTTGTTGACCAGCCGAGGCTTGCCGCGAAATCTCGCCATCTGCCTAATCTTTTCCCTGCTACTGACATGCCTAGTCGCGCCGGCCGTGGTGGGATTGCCGATGCTGGTCGACCAGACGCAGGCATTGTTGCACACATTGCCCGAGAGTTATGGCGACTTCCGCGAGCGGATAGGTCAGATTTCAACCACAGTGGCCGAACGGCTTCCTGAGAAGCCTGCGTGGGTCGACCGCGAGGACGAGGTCCTCGAAGGCGCGCTACAAACTTTGCGCCGTGCTTTCAACTATAGCGGCCTGGTGATTCGGGGCGGAGCCATCGTGTTGATCGTGATCTTCACAGGCTTTCTGTGGAGCATCCACGAAGATCATACCCTGCGGTCGTTGTTGCTATTCTTGCCGCCCGAAAAGCGTCAAGACGCCGGCGAAGTGATTGAGGGGATCGAAGCGAAAGTAGGCGCGTACGTGCGCGGACAGGGATTGCTTTGCCTGGCCGTCGGATTGATGTCGCTTATCGCCTATTTGATCATCGGGCTGCCGCATGCGCTCGTATTGGCCATCGTCGCCGGGATCCTCGAGGCAGTACCGGTCTTTGGCCCCGTGCTGGGGGCGATTGCCCCTATGCTGGTGGCGCTATCGGTCGATCCATCTCAGATTCCTTGGGTGCTGTTCGCGGCTGTCGTAATCCAGCAATCGGAAAACTATCTGCTGGTACCCCGGATCATGGATCGCTCGGTGGGTGTGAACGCGGTCGTCACGCTGCTGGCGATCGCAGGCTTTAGTGCGCTCGAAGGCCTGGCGGGTGCCGTGCTGGCCATCCCCATGGCGGCAATCATCCAGCTACTGCTGGATCGCTATGTGCTGCGCGCCGAAGCACTCGAGCCCGCGCGCCCCGTCAGTCGTGACGCCATAAGCCAGCTGCGCTTCGAAGCGCAAGAAATCGTCCAAGAAATACGTCTGCAAGTGCGTGACAAAGAGGCTCCTACGAGCGCCCGCACCGATCGCATCGAAGAAACGATCGAGACGATCGCACAGCAGCTCGATCAAGCGCTCGCCCAGTTTGGCAAGACGGCGAATTCACTCGAGCCGGCTGTGGAGCCCTCGCGATGA
- a CDS encoding YihY/virulence factor BrkB family protein, with protein sequence MKLAAIWHVFKTATLDWQRHNAPRLGAAIAYYAIFSIAPLLVVAIAIAGSVFGQQAAKGEVFEQVNRFLGSEQAARAIEDLVLSAARPRGGALATTLTFFALWFGATGVFTQIKGALDIIWEVERKPGVGWIATFIEYAWSIAMVAAVGLLLLASLVASSAMSAGVALAQARLPVSDLTLRSLDWSLSLVAITMLFAATFKFLPDVHVRWRDVWVGAAVTSVLFSIGKFVIGWYLARLVIASAYGAAGSFVLVLVWTYYSAQIFLFGAEVTQAYVRQIGAKVLPTRRSRFISSAEYQERLPRN encoded by the coding sequence ATGAAGCTGGCGGCCATCTGGCACGTATTCAAGACCGCCACCTTGGATTGGCAGCGGCACAATGCGCCTCGGCTCGGCGCGGCGATCGCCTACTACGCCATCTTTTCGATCGCGCCCCTGTTGGTCGTCGCCATCGCCATCGCCGGATCAGTTTTCGGTCAGCAGGCAGCCAAAGGCGAAGTCTTCGAGCAAGTAAATCGATTTCTGGGCAGCGAACAGGCCGCTCGCGCGATCGAGGATCTCGTGCTCAGTGCCGCCCGGCCGCGCGGTGGCGCGCTGGCGACCACTCTGACCTTCTTCGCGCTATGGTTCGGAGCCACGGGCGTCTTTACTCAAATCAAAGGTGCGCTCGACATTATCTGGGAAGTGGAGCGCAAACCGGGCGTGGGTTGGATCGCGACGTTCATCGAGTATGCATGGAGCATCGCCATGGTCGCGGCGGTCGGCCTGCTGCTGTTGGCGTCGCTGGTGGCGAGTTCGGCCATGTCGGCCGGCGTGGCCCTGGCCCAGGCCAGATTACCGGTTTCCGACCTGACGCTACGGTCGCTCGATTGGAGCCTGTCGCTGGTGGCGATTACGATGCTATTCGCGGCGACGTTTAAATTTCTGCCAGACGTCCATGTACGCTGGCGCGATGTCTGGGTCGGAGCAGCAGTAACGTCGGTGTTGTTTTCGATCGGCAAATTCGTGATCGGCTGGTATCTGGCACGCTTGGTCATCGCCTCGGCCTATGGCGCCGCCGGCTCCTTCGTACTGGTCTTAGTATGGACGTATTATTCGGCGCAGATTTTTCTCTTTGGTGCCGAGGTAACCCAGGCGTATGTCCGTCAAATCGGTGCGAAAGTCCTGCCCACCCGCAGATCGCGGTTCATATCCTCGGCAGAATACCAAGAACGCCTACCCAGAAACTGA
- the cdd gene encoding cytidine deaminase — protein sequence MLTTDTLSPDDRERLIAASITARQGAYAPYSRFLVGAALLTDDGQVINGANVENASYGLTICAERVAVQKAVATGLRGFRAIAIATSGGGSPCGACRQVLAEFCDDLLILLVDVDRDNAVAEARLAALLPNSFRLRD from the coding sequence ATGTTGACGACGGATACGCTCAGCCCGGACGATCGCGAACGCTTGATCGCCGCATCGATCACAGCCCGACAAGGCGCCTATGCTCCGTACTCGCGATTCCTAGTTGGGGCCGCCCTCCTGACCGACGACGGCCAGGTCATCAATGGCGCTAACGTGGAAAATGCCTCGTATGGTTTGACGATCTGCGCCGAACGCGTGGCAGTGCAAAAGGCTGTTGCCACGGGGCTGAGAGGATTTCGGGCCATCGCCATTGCCACGTCCGGAGGTGGTTCGCCCTGCGGAGCCTGCCGGCAGGTGCTGGCCGAGTTTTGCGACGACCTATTAATCCTGCTGGTTGATGTCGATCGTGACAACGCCGTGGCCGAGGCTCGCTTGGCTGCGTTATTACCAAATTCTTTTCGGCTTCGCGATTGA